The Musa acuminata AAA Group cultivar baxijiao chromosome BXJ1-3, Cavendish_Baxijiao_AAA, whole genome shotgun sequence genome window below encodes:
- the LOC103978484 gene encoding chaperone protein dnaJ 8, chloroplastic, producing the protein MRRAATPRALGNGPMDRFPAARLAKGGRCLRIPARSLPIAGEFAALGLTPFASRCDVKRAYKRLALKYHPDVVRGDNGGGEKDETFREIKSAYESLMSKFEEESNSDVVDGYGDEWDEWDEWMGFEGGFPVVCNPS; encoded by the exons ATGAGGAGAGCGGCGACTCCGCGGGCACTCGGGAACGGACCGATGGACCGCTTCCCGGCTGCAAGGCTGGCGAAGGGCGGGCGGTGCCTTAGGATCCCGGCCAGGTCGCTCCCCATCGCCGGCGAGTTCGCGGCTCTTGGGCTGACGCCCTTCGCGTCCAGGTGCGACGTCAAGCGCGCGTACAAGCGCCTCGCGTTGAAG TATCATCCGGACGTGGTGAGAGGGGACAACGGGGGCGGAGAGAAGGACGAGACGTTTAGGGAGATCAAGTCGGCTTACGAG AGCCTCATGTCCAAGTTTGAGGAAGAGAGCAACTCGGACGTGGTGGATGGCTATGGTGACGAGTGGGATGAGTGGGACGAATGGATGGGATTTGAAGGAGGGTTTCCTGTGGTGTGCAATCCTTCGTAG